The segment ACCAACTGAGCTAACGGCCCTAAGCGAAAATTGTAAGGAAAATAGAGGAAAATAGGGACTGTGACTATTTATTTGTCACTACATGGTCAACACCTGTAAAATAAATAGTCGCTGTCCCTATTTCCCCTCTCAATGGCTATATGCTATAAGCTACAAGTGAATCCGCAGCAGGCGGATTCCTGGCGCGCCTGAGAGGAATTGAACCTCCAACACACGGCTCCGGAGGCCGTTGCTCTATCCGTTGAGCTACAGGCGCCCCACATCAACCAGCAGTTATAATACAATAAAGTCGCTTATAATTTCAAGAGATATAATCAGTAAGATTTAAATTACTGGATAACCTCGATATCTATCTCTCGATTATCCTTGAGTCCGGGTGACATCCAGATGCTGCCGTCATCACGCACTATGACCGCCTCCACTCCATCAAGCTTCTCTAAGAGTCTAATGCCGCTCTCGGGTCCCATTGCAAAGATAGCGGTTGATAAGGCATCTGTAGTTGTGGAATCTTTGGCCAGGACTGATACACTTTGAAATCCGCGGGAAGGATATAGCGTCTCAGGAGACAGGATATGATGGTAACGGACACCATCCTTTATAAAATACCTCTCATAATCTCCTGATGTAGATATTGACATGTCTTTGAGATGGACTTTGGCAATGGCGCTATCCTTTTTCCTGGGGTGTGTGATGCCTATGGTCCATTTGCTGCCATCAGGCCTCTCCCCTATTGCATGCAGGTCTCCGGCGACAGCTATTATGCCTGAGCTGATGCCATGTTTTTCCAGGATATCATGTGCATAATCAGCGGCTATCCCCTTTCCAATTCCGCCCAGGTTTATCCGCATCCTTTTTTTCTTAAGAAAGATCGTTCCATCGTTCTCATTTACTATTACATTTCTATAATCAATCAATGACCTTATAGCATCTAATTCAGCAGGTGTCGGTATGTCTTCTGACTCAGTAACATTCCACAGGTCTATTGCCGGACCGACAGCAATATTAAAGGCGCCTCCTGAAAGATCTGCAAATTCAAGCGACTTTTTTACTGCCAGAATAAGGTCTTTGTGAACTTTTACAGGATGCAGCCCGGCGGCAGCATTAACCTTTGAGATATCCGATTCCGGTTTGTATGTGCTCATAATGTTCTCAAGCCGGCTGATCTCTTTGAATGCCGCCGAGATTGCCCTATCAGCTGTCTGCTCATTTTTTGCCGCAACTGTAATATCTACGATAGTGCCCATGAGGAGTTGGGAGCGTTTGTAGATGTGAGTTCTGGTATCACAGCTGCTGAGAAGCAGTACCGGCATTAAACAGATCACCAGCAGGACTCTAAGGAACAGGATACGTTTCAAAGTTCTATAATTCCCGTTTATATATCAGTGTAGCAATCGTCATTGTTGTAAATGCAAAGGCTGCAAGGTAGATAAAATCCATCTCTATTCCCCTGATACTCACACCTTTAAACAGGAGTGCCTTTATGGCATGAACAGAGTAGGTCTCCGGATTTACCCTGGCAAATGCCTTAAGCCATTCCGGAAAACTCTCCACCGGATATATGGCGCCGCTTGGGAAGAAAAAGATGACATTCAGGAACCCGGCGAAAACACCTACAATACGGGGGTGGTTTGCCCGGCCGAGTATTACGAACATCATGCCGAGAAGTCCAAGGGTTGTCAGAATGATAACAAGCAATATGGAAAGAAAAGAGAAAACTGTCAGGGTCTTCCATATATAGATCCCTGAAATCAGTGCGCTGAAAAAAAGTACGAGGGTCGCAATGGCCGTTGTAATGATTAAACCGCTTGTGACCAGTCCTATAACAATATCCCGCTTCGTAAGAGGTGTGAGAAGGTAGCTTTCCTCAATCCCGAGGAATTTATCCATTACTGTATTGAAAACCCCGGTTGTAATAGTGCCAAGAAATATGGACATTATTACAACCCCAGGGATTAGACTCTGGTCGTAGTCAACCTTCCTGTATATCTCAATATTCCTTATAACGACCTGATCCCTCTTTTCCCTGACCGGAATAAATTTAACATTAATACTTGATGCGGCAGCCGTGATCGCAGAGCGCAATGTCTCGGCTGCAATCGTCTCTGTATTATCAAGGAATAGCCCTATCTCGCTTTCATTACCATTAATGATATTCCTGCTGAAATCTGATGGCAGGATAAGTACCCCCTTGTATCTGCCGTCTTTTATACCCTTCAAGGCTTTCCCCTGATCCGCTTCTTTAGTTACCTGAATGGTTCGTGGACCGGCTCCTATCGCCTGCAGAAGTTCAGTTACCCGTCTTGCATATGGCCCGTTGTCCATGTCTACGTAGGCGAGCGGTATGTTTTTTAATTCACCCTGGAAGGAGTTCCCGAGGATTACGAGATACAGGATGGGCATCAGTATGCTTGACAGTACAACCAGTGGATTACGTGTAAACCTTCTCAGGTCTCTTTCAACAACTGCAAGTAATGGAATCAATTTTAACACCTACCTCCCCCATTTCTGAGGGACACCTGCGCCGATAAAGAAGCTCACCTTTTTGGCCTCTTCTTCCCTGATGGGTTTACCTGTGTAGTGGATAAACACATCTTCTAACGTCTGCTGTTTTAGAATTACCGTTATAACCTTGCCGCCGGCATCCTCAACTTTGCTTACAAGTATCGGGATAGCCTGAGCGCCGTTATCCACCGATATTCTAAGTGAACTTTCAGTGGCGACTGCAGAATGCACAAAACCGAGCGTCTTTACCTCATCTATCGCCTTTGAGCTGGTAATGCCTGTTACAGTAATCTCTACTATATCCTTGTCCGGCAGCTGGTTTTTAAGTCCAGCTATGGTATCAATGGCGGCTATTTTCCCAATGTCTATAATGGCTATACGTTCGCAAAGCAGCTCTGCCTCTTCCATGTAATGAGTCGTAAGGAGAACAGTGAGGTTATCTTCACTCCGGAATTTCCTGAGGAGTTCCCACACGACATGCCTGCTTTGGGGATCCAACCCTATTGTGGGTTCATCAAGAATAAGTATTGATGGTTTGTGAACAAGCCCTTTTGCTATCTCAAGCCTTCTCCTCATACCCCCTGAGTATGTAGCTACAAGGTCGTTCATACGCTCCTTCAACCCTACCAGATCAAGGAGATAGTTGATCCTCCCGGTTCTTTCCTTCCGCGGCATATTGTAGAACCTTGCATATATGTCGAGGTTTTCCAGGCCGGTGAGGTCTAAATCACTGGTCATCGCTTGAGGCACTACACCGATTAACTTTCTGACAGCGCCTTTTTCTCTCACTACATCTTTGCCGAGAACATATGCCTTGCCTGAAGTTGGTTTCATAAGGGTTGTAAGGATCCTTATGAGGGTTGTCTTTCCTGCGCCGTTTGGGCCCAGGAGTCCGAAGAACTCGCCTACGTCAATGGAAAAGGAGACGCTCTCCAGGGCAGTAATGCTCCCGAATTTCTTGACTACGTCAGTTACTTCTATTGCCTTCATCATCCTTATGGCAGAAACTTCACAACTACCGTCATTCCCGGTTTCAAGAGACCGTCAGGCTTTTTTACCCCAACCTTAACCCGAAATGTCTTTATGTCCTGCCTTCCCCTTGACACATCTCGCTGCGTTGCGAAAGCTGCCTCTCTGCCGATCTCAGTTACCTCGCCGTCAAATCTTTTATCTGGCAGTGCATTTGAACTGATGACTGCCTTCCCATTAAGCCTAATCCTGCCGACGTCGGTTTCCTCCACATCAACCCTTGCCCATATCTTTTGCATATCATGAATGGTGTAAATGGCCTTTCCAGGTATGGCGGTTTCTCCTATTTCAAATGCCTTGTATGTTATTACTCCATTAACAGGGGATGTAATTACGGAATCCTTAAACAGCGTTTCTGACAGCTTAAGCCCTGCCCTGGCCTCTTCTATTGCGGCCTTTGCCGAGGACACCTGGGCCTCAGCGCTTTTAACTCCTGCCATCGCAGTTGAAACAGATGCCTCCTCACTTGCCTTCTTTGATTCAGCAGCACTCATCTGAGCCGTTGCTGCATCAAATGCAGCTTTTGCGGTATCCATATCCTTCTTTGTGGTATAACCGTCTTTAAACAGTTCAGAAATGCGATTGAAGTTTCCCCTCGCATCCTCATTCAATGCCCTGCTCCTGTCAATCTCCGATTGCGCCGCCTGCACCACTGCCCTGGCACTTTCAACCCGTGCCTTTGAATTCTCCAGATTTGCCCTGGCTTCTTCGAGTCTTGCAACTGCACCGGTCAGCAAAGCCCGTCCTTCATTAACCCTTGCTGCGAGTTTTCTGTCAGACAATCTAACCAGTAGATCTCCCCTTTTTACTTCAATCCCTTCTTCGCAACAAAGCCATTCGATCTTTTCCTGAATCTCCGGGCTTACATCAACCTCGATAGTCTCAATAATGCCGGTGGCTTCAACAGGCGCATGAGGATTGTTGAGCTTATACCGCCAGCTATACAGCAGGATCACCGCTATTATTATGACTATTAAAAATAAGGGGATGATTAATCTTTTTTTAGTCATTTTTTATTGACGGCAGGCATTATCACCTACCTTATCTGATGTATCATTAGTGTATTAGTTGAACCAGCTACGCCCCAGGGTACACCCAAAGTAATTATTACCGTGTCGCCATGTTTTGCAAGACCTGTTTCCAGGAGCTTCTGCTCCACGCCGAAAATCATTGCATCTGTACTTTCTTTCAACTCTACAAGTACGCCGCAGACACCCCAATAGAGAGAAAACCGCTTAAGGATGGGTGAGTTGTGAGTTACTCCAATTATAGGTATGGCAGGCCTGTATTTAGATATGATACGGGCAGTCCCTCCGGACCTGGTAAAGGCTACAATAGCAGTCGCATTTATATCCATGGCGGTAAAGTAGACTGCATGGGCGATTGCATGTTCAGCGTCACCCCATACCTTGATCTCCTCAGGCGCTGTCTTCAGGGTTTTAAGAAGACGCGTTTCAGTGGCGATCGCTATCCTGTTCATCATTGAGACTGCTTCAACCGGATATTTCCCTACGGCTGTCTCTCCAGACAGCATTATGGCGTCTGTTCCGTCTATTACGGCATTGGCGACATCAGATGCCTCAGCCCTTGTAGGTCTCGGATGATGTATCATTGACTCAAGCATCTGTGTTGCGGTTATGACCGGAACACCTTCCTTATTGCATCGTCTGATAATCTCTTTCTGTATGATAGGGACCTCTTCCGGAGGGAGTTCGACCCCCAGGTCTCCTCTCGCCACCATGATCGCATCTGCTACCTTTAATATTTCATCCAGTTTGTCAACTGCCTCTGGTTTTTCAATCTTGGCAATAACAGGTATTGATGCACCTTCTCTTTTTACAATATCTTTCACTGATTTGACATCATCAGCAGACCTGATAAATGAGATCGCGACATAATCCACTCCCTCCCGTATCCCTGTCAGGAGGTCATCCTTGTCCTTCTCCGAAAGGCTTGGTACGGAAAGCTGTGCCCCCGGGACATTGATCCCCTTCTTCTCTGTTAACCTGCCGCCTCTGATGATTTTGCATAGTATATCCGTTTCGCTTGTCTTTAAGACCTCAAGCTCGAGGAGTCCGTCATCCAGCAGGATGTGGGACCCGACCGATAACTCCTTAGGGAGCGGGATATAATCAGTAGATACCTCCCGTTCATTTCCTGTTATATCCCTTGTGGTAATAGTAAACTGCTCTCCTTCCTCCAGAAAAATCGAGTCTTTCTCCAGTCTGCCTATACGTATCTTGGGGCCCTGTAAGTCCAGCAGTATACCGATGTCTCTTCCTGCCTTTTTAGAAGCAGTGTGTACATTTGAAATCAGACGGCGGTGATCTTCTGTAGTGCCATGAGAAAAGTTGAGACGCGCAATGTCCATTCCTGCCCTGATAAGCTGTTCTATTATTTCAACAGTATTGCTTGCCGGACCCAGGGTTGCCACTATTTTTGTTCTGCAGTCCATATCGTTAACCTCAGATCCTTTCTTTTATCGGCATTAACTCTATCTTTCTTCTTGGATTACCTATCAACCCCTGTGGTCTGAAGATCATCATAAACACCATGGCGCCTCCAAAGACAAGCATACGATAATCATTGAATCCCCGGAATATCTCAGGCAGTATGATAAGCAATGCAACGCCTATTATAACACCTATTATACTCCCCATTCCACCAAGGACAACCATTGAAAGCACTAATACGGTTTCAAAAAAGGTGAAACTCTCGGGGGATATAAATGCGTATCTGCCCGCAAAAAAAACACCAGCGACACCAGCAAGGGATGCACCCAGGGCAAAGGCCAGTATCTTCATATATGTTACATTTATCCCCATTGCTGATGCAGCGATCTCATCTTCTCTCATAGCTATCCACGCACGTCCTGTCCGTGAATTATTTATGCGGTGTATTACAAAGACTGCCACACCGGCGAGTATCAGGATTAAGAAATAATAGTGCATGGGGCTGGTTAATGTAAAGCCTCCAATCGAAGGAGACTCAATTCCAAGTATTCCATTAGGGCCATTCGTAAGTCCGTCCCAATTGTTTAGCACCAGGTGAACTATCATCAGGAAGCCAAGTGTCACTATGGCAAGATAGTCTCCCCTTAGCCGGAGTGTGATAACCCCGAGCATCGTTCCGAATAAAGCAGCCAGTACTGCTCCTATCAGCAATGCCGGCCAGAAAGCGATTCCGAATTCTGTATTGAGGATGCCGTATGAATATGCGCCGACGGCATAAAAGGCAATATATCCAAGGTCAAGAAGTCCGGCAAGGCCTACAACTATATTCAGCCCAAGGGCAAGTAATGTGTATATCCCGGCTATTGTCAGCACATCTACATAGTAGTTATTCATGAAG is part of the Nitrospirota bacterium genome and harbors:
- a CDS encoding FAD:protein FMN transferase, with translation MKRILFLRVLLVICLMPVLLLSSCDTRTHIYKRSQLLMGTIVDITVAAKNEQTADRAISAAFKEISRLENIMSTYKPESDISKVNAAAGLHPVKVHKDLILAVKKSLEFADLSGGAFNIAVGPAIDLWNVTESEDIPTPAELDAIRSLIDYRNVIVNENDGTIFLKKKRMRINLGGIGKGIAADYAHDILEKHGISSGIIAVAGDLHAIGERPDGSKWTIGITHPRKKDSAIAKVHLKDMSISTSGDYERYFIKDGVRYHHILSPETLYPSRGFQSVSVLAKDSTTTDALSTAIFAMGPESGIRLLEKLDGVEAVIVRDDGSIWMSPGLKDNREIDIEVIQ
- a CDS encoding ABC transporter permease → MLKLIPLLAVVERDLRRFTRNPLVVLSSILMPILYLVILGNSFQGELKNIPLAYVDMDNGPYARRVTELLQAIGAGPRTIQVTKEADQGKALKGIKDGRYKGVLILPSDFSRNIINGNESEIGLFLDNTETIAAETLRSAITAAASSINVKFIPVREKRDQVVIRNIEIYRKVDYDQSLIPGVVIMSIFLGTITTGVFNTVMDKFLGIEESYLLTPLTKRDIVIGLVTSGLIITTAIATLVLFFSALISGIYIWKTLTVFSFLSILLVIILTTLGLLGMMFVILGRANHPRIVGVFAGFLNVIFFFPSGAIYPVESFPEWLKAFARVNPETYSVHAIKALLFKGVSIRGIEMDFIYLAAFAFTTMTIATLIYKREL
- a CDS encoding ATP-binding cassette domain-containing protein, with protein sequence MMKAIEVTDVVKKFGSITALESVSFSIDVGEFFGLLGPNGAGKTTLIRILTTLMKPTSGKAYVLGKDVVREKGAVRKLIGVVPQAMTSDLDLTGLENLDIYARFYNMPRKERTGRINYLLDLVGLKERMNDLVATYSGGMRRRLEIAKGLVHKPSILILDEPTIGLDPQSRHVVWELLRKFRSEDNLTVLLTTHYMEEAELLCERIAIIDIGKIAAIDTIAGLKNQLPDKDIVEITVTGITSSKAIDEVKTLGFVHSAVATESSLRISVDNGAQAIPILVSKVEDAGGKVITVILKQQTLEDVFIHYTGKPIREEEAKKVSFFIGAGVPQKWGR
- a CDS encoding efflux RND transporter periplasmic adaptor subunit, which produces MTKKRLIIPLFLIVIIIAVILLYSWRYKLNNPHAPVEATGIIETIEVDVSPEIQEKIEWLCCEEGIEVKRGDLLVRLSDRKLAARVNEGRALLTGAVARLEEARANLENSKARVESARAVVQAAQSEIDRSRALNEDARGNFNRISELFKDGYTTKKDMDTAKAAFDAATAQMSAAESKKASEEASVSTAMAGVKSAEAQVSSAKAAIEEARAGLKLSETLFKDSVITSPVNGVITYKAFEIGETAIPGKAIYTIHDMQKIWARVDVEETDVGRIRLNGKAVISSNALPDKRFDGEVTEIGREAAFATQRDVSRGRQDIKTFRVKVGVKKPDGLLKPGMTVVVKFLP
- the pyk gene encoding pyruvate kinase, whose protein sequence is MDCRTKIVATLGPASNTVEIIEQLIRAGMDIARLNFSHGTTEDHRRLISNVHTASKKAGRDIGILLDLQGPKIRIGRLEKDSIFLEEGEQFTITTRDITGNEREVSTDYIPLPKELSVGSHILLDDGLLELEVLKTSETDILCKIIRGGRLTEKKGINVPGAQLSVPSLSEKDKDDLLTGIREGVDYVAISFIRSADDVKSVKDIVKREGASIPVIAKIEKPEAVDKLDEILKVADAIMVARGDLGVELPPEEVPIIQKEIIRRCNKEGVPVITATQMLESMIHHPRPTRAEASDVANAVIDGTDAIMLSGETAVGKYPVEAVSMMNRIAIATETRLLKTLKTAPEEIKVWGDAEHAIAHAVYFTAMDINATAIVAFTRSGGTARIISKYRPAIPIIGVTHNSPILKRFSLYWGVCGVLVELKESTDAMIFGVEQKLLETGLAKHGDTVIITLGVPWGVAGSTNTLMIHQIR
- a CDS encoding branched-chain amino acid ABC transporter permease; its protein translation is MTNYKRVLIIPVWSAFLMLPFMGMIKSAMGGGIILAGFLLFSLINNYVQSEGGRRASSGIQMRKDRIHSVFNKPHIKKGVIVLVLLLLIVLPFFMNNYYVDVLTIAGIYTLLALGLNIVVGLAGLLDLGYIAFYAVGAYSYGILNTEFGIAFWPALLIGAVLAALFGTMLGVITLRLRGDYLAIVTLGFLMIVHLVLNNWDGLTNGPNGILGIESPSIGGFTLTSPMHYYFLILILAGVAVFVIHRINNSRTGRAWIAMREDEIAASAMGINVTYMKILAFALGASLAGVAGVFFAGRYAFISPESFTFFETVLVLSMVVLGGMGSIIGVIIGVALLIILPEIFRGFNDYRMLVFGGAMVFMMIFRPQGLIGNPRRKIELMPIKERI